The Microbacterium phyllosphaerae region TCCTCGGCGAGACGCTCACCGAGGTGCGCTTCGTCCGCTGAGCCTCGGCGCGGTGAACCTCGTGTTCACCAGTCCGCATGAAACGGCCCCCTGCCATCGGCAGGGGGCCGTTCCTCTGCGTCGAGGTGCAGTCGGTGCTGAGCCGTGAACCGGTCAGCGCCCCGAGACGCTGCCGAAGAGCTTGGCGATCGGTGCGATCACGAGCGGGCGCGCGGCCACCCAGCCGATCGCGATGACCACGAGGGACGCCACGAAGACCCAGAACCCTGTCCAGCCGACGGCATCCGACGACGCGTACATGTGGTTGAGGTTGCGCAGGAACCCGGTGAGGAACACCAGGGTGACGTGCCCGATGATGAACACCACGAAGTAGATCATGACCGGGAAATGCAGCGCGCGGGCCCACTCGATCGGGTACGCCTTCGAGAGACGCTCGGCCTTCTTCGGCCACATCCCCGACATCCTGATGCCGGTCGCCGCAGCGAGCGGTGCCGCGATGAACACGGTGACGAAGTAGGCGAGCTGCTGCAGGCTGTTGTAGTTGACCCACCCGTGCTCGGTCGGCCAGTCGAACGAGATGTACTGCAGCGCGGCCGACAGCGCGTTGGGGATGACCTCCCAGCTCGTCGGCACGATGCGCGCCCAGTGCCCCGTGACGAACAGCAGCACCACGAAGATCACGCCGTTGACCAGCCACAGGATGTCGAGCGCCTGGTGGAACCAGATCGTCAGGCTGACTTTGCCCTTGGGGTCGCCCCGCGGGGTCCAGAAGGCCGTGGGGCGCTTCTCGTTGCGGATGCGGAGTCCCGACCGGATGATCAGCACCATCAGGAACACGTTGAAGAAGTGCGCCCAGTTGGTCCACGGTGCGAAGCCGGGCTCGACGGCGACGGCCGGCTCGTATTCACCGGGGAACGCGGCGAGGAAGTCCTGCATGAACGGGAAGCTCAGCAGGGCGCGCACGAACGCCACCGCGGCGGCGGCGAGGATGCCGAGGGCCGCGGCGCCGACCAGACCCGCGATCGCCTGGGTCCAGGTGGGACGAGGGCGACCGGACGCCGGAGCGACGGCCGGGATGCGCCGAGGAGCGCTGCCGTTCCACACGGTGCGCGGCGCCGACAGCGGGATGCTGGTGTCGCGGAGCGCGAGGGGTGCGGATGCCGGGGCCGCGGCCGCGGAGGGCGCCGATGCCGCGACGTCGGCGACCGGGGTGGCGACGGCAGGGGCGGGGGCGGCAGGGTTCGCGACGACTGGGGACGGCGCGGCGGTGTCTGCGACCGCGGCCGGCGCGCCGTCGGCGGCGACCAGGGGAACGGTGCCGGCCGGCGGCCACGAGTCCCCGCCGACCACCCGCGGCAGGCCGCGGCGTACGGAACCGGTCTGTGCGGCGACCGGGGCGGCGGTCGACTCGACCGCGGAGATCGCAGAGGTGGCGGACGATGCGACCGCGGGCACATCGATCGACGACGCCGATGACGCGTGCTCGACCGCGAGCGCTGCTTCCGCCGGACCGCTCGACGAGGACCGAGGTGCGTTCTGCACACCCGACGCCACAGCGGCAGCACCGGCCGCAGCGGCAGCACCGGTCGCAACGCCGCCGGGGGGCCAGGGTTCGCCGCCGCGCACACGCGGCAGTCCCCGGCGGAGCGATGCGCCAGTCGCGGCGGACGTCTCGTCTCGTCGCTGCACCCCACTCTCGACGACCGGAGACGCAGCAACCGGAGACGCAGCAACCGGAGAAGCGGCAACCGGAGAAGCAGAGACCGGAGACGAGGAGTGCGTTTCGTCTCGTCGCTCCGCTCCTCGCTCGACGAGCGGGGAGTCAGAGACCGGGGAGGCACCCTCTCGCTCGACGATCGGCGAAGGAACGGCGCTCTCGTCGGTCGGCTCGTCGACCATGACCCCGGGAGGCCAGGGCTCCCCGCCGCGCACACGCGGCAGTCCGCGCCTCAGCATCCGCGTCGCCATGACTACTTCTTCCGCGCCTCGAGAGCCGCGATCA contains the following coding sequences:
- a CDS encoding cytochrome b/b6 domain-containing protein; amino-acid sequence: MQNAPRSSSSGPAEAALAVEHASSASSIDVPAVASSATSAISAVESTAAPVAAQTGSVRRGLPRVVGGDSWPPAGTVPLVAADGAPAAVADTAAPSPVVANPAAPAPAVATPVADVAASAPSAAAAPASAPLALRDTSIPLSAPRTVWNGSAPRRIPAVAPASGRPRPTWTQAIAGLVGAAALGILAAAAVAFVRALLSFPFMQDFLAAFPGEYEPAVAVEPGFAPWTNWAHFFNVFLMVLIIRSGLRIRNEKRPTAFWTPRGDPKGKVSLTIWFHQALDILWLVNGVIFVVLLFVTGHWARIVPTSWEVIPNALSAALQYISFDWPTEHGWVNYNSLQQLAYFVTVFIAAPLAAATGIRMSGMWPKKAERLSKAYPIEWARALHFPVMIYFVVFIIGHVTLVFLTGFLRNLNHMYASSDAVGWTGFWVFVASLVVIAIGWVAARPLVIAPIAKLFGSVSGR